In one window of Mercurialis annua linkage group LG4, ddMerAnnu1.2, whole genome shotgun sequence DNA:
- the LOC126676636 gene encoding protein VACUOLELESS GAMETOPHYTES-like encodes MVRIEDEEEEPKYSHFTHEHPLELINSNQVSDRTTCSGCNRSILAGKDFYTCKSCSFSLHRVCYNMATVYNHPAEPGHHLNLILSPSFECKACGLRGSGFSYNCRICACNYHSLCLRMPLTESSAFHGHLLKLVVSPLYDNLPFKGFRCDVCGNPGSDHWLYSCKECEFDVHLNCIYSVPIPEKHTNLRILRAPPNETGAYDMNYGPSAPYINFSEPTASSMSNPGTNFVHPGVRISTATGTSGAGIAGLVATGILTGIGEGIGQEIVQTIFNNSDISS; translated from the coding sequence ATGGTTCGGATTGAAGATGAAGAGGAAGAACCCAAATATAGTCATTTCACTCATGAACACCCATTAGAACTGATCAATTCCAATCAAGTATCAGACAGAACAACATGTTCAGGTTGCAACAGAAGTATATTAGCCGGAAAAGATTTCTACACTTGTAAATCTTGCTCCTTTTCTCTTCATCGCGTCTGCTACAATATGGCAACAGTATACAATCATCCGGCCGAACCAGGCCATCACTTAAACCTGATCCTCTCGCCGTCTTTCGAATGCAAAGCTTGCGGACTTAGGGGTTCGGGTTTCAGCTACAATTGCAGAATCTGTGCCTGCAATTATCACTCACTCTGCTTAAGAATGCCACTTACAGAATCATCTGCTTTTCATGGACATCTTCTGAAACTCGTGGTGTCTCCTTTGTATGACAATTTGCCTTTCAAAGGCTTTCGCTGCGACGTGTGTGGTAATCCTGGTTCGGATCACTGGCTTTATAGCTGCAAGGAATGCGAATTTGATGTGCATCTTAATTGTATCTATTCTGTGCCAATCCCAGAAAAACACACCAACCTGAGGATTCTCAGAGCTCCACCTAATGAAACGGGTGCGTACGACATGAATTATGGTCCTTCAGCTCCTTACATAAACTTTTCGGAACCAACAGCAAGTTCTATGTCTAATCCAGGGACTAATTTTGTTCATCCTGGAGTCCGAATTAGTACTGCTACAGGGACCTCCGGGGCAGGAATAGCTGGACTTGTCGCTACCGGGATACTTACTGGTATCGGAGAAGGGATAGGACAAGAGATTGTCCagactatttttaataattcagATATAAGTTCCTAG
- the LOC126676637 gene encoding LOB domain-containing protein 24-like: MSNNGRCAACKYLRRRCPSDCIFSPYFPSNNPQRFAYIHKIYGASNVGKLLQQLPDELRELAADSLYYEAKCRTEDPVYGCVGVISQLYQQIHNSETELARTRAEIQVLASLAQQPDEIYENEV; the protein is encoded by the exons ATGAGTAATAACGGTCGTTGTGCAGCTTGCAAATATCTGAGAAGAAGATGCCCTTCAGATTGTATTTTCTCACCTTATTTTCCTTCAAATAATCCTCAAAGATTTGCTTATATTCACAAAATCTATGGTGCCAGCAATGTTGGGAAGTTGCTTCAG CAACTTCCGGACGAACTAAGGGAATTAGCAGCAGATTCGTTGTACTATGAGGCGAAATGCAGAACTGAAGATCCTGTGTATGGTTGTGTTGGGGTGATCTCTCAGTTATACCAGCAGATACATAATTCTGAAACTGAGCTTGCTAGAACCAGAGCTGAAATTCAAGTTCTTGCTTCTCTTGCTCAACAACCTGATGAGATTTACGAAAATGAAGTTTAA
- the LOC126676520 gene encoding probable L-type lectin-domain containing receptor kinase S.5 — protein sequence MFFSTAIKFLIQSTFLWAVLTTHVQCFNLNYTAFNDSYINDFIISPHSRLFLDAIQVTPDVRGATMANRSGRVLYKTPFQLWNKKDMISSSFTTTFKLNILNQTNPGGEGLAFILTANPQVPPDSDGAWLGIVNQQLNGTSDAKIVAIEFDTRKSYSEDLDDNHIGLDVNSVYSRRQFSLTPRGVKISDGANKDVTARVQYDGVGKRLTVFVDDMENPVFSENLDLSLYLPENVYVGFSGSTSGETQLNCVRSWEFDGIDIDDDDDKRLIVIVVPVVGGVILFASIAILVYWKRKSDRKYLDDAFGIQLAIEGSSTAPRKFKFKDLKKGTGNFSPKNKLGKGGFGTVYKGVIRNIEVAVKKISKKSTQGKTEFIAEVTTIGNLHHRNLVKLIGWCYERREFLLVYEYLPNGSLDKYIFHDDNQSELQQEYEILSWPVRLSIISGAAQALDYLHNGCAETVLHRDIKSSNIMLDSEFNPKLGDFGLARMIKLNDQTHHSTKDIAGTPGYMAPESILTGRFTVQTDVYAFGILILEVACGRKPGGQNHQNDYSCNIVNWVWELYKKGRIIDAADKRLEGEFEANEMECVLVLGLACCHPNPNKRPLMKIVLQVLKGEAVAPDVPNERPAFIWPPLPPSFKELDISLGQITPFSELSGR from the coding sequence ATGTTCTTTTCTACTGCAATCAAGTTCTTAATCCAATCAACTTTTTTATGGGCTGTTCTTACTACTCATGTTCAATGCTTCAATCTCAACTACACCGCGTTTAATGACTCGTATATCAACGACTTCATCATTTCTCCTCATTCCAGATTATTTCTCGATGCCATCCAAGTTACACCAGATGTTCGTGGTGCAACTATGGCTAACAGATCAGGACGAGTCCTGTACAAAACCCCATTTCAACTCTGGAATAAAAAGGACATGATCAGTTCATCTTTTACTACCACTTTTAAGCTTAATATCTTAAACCAGACAAATCCAGGTGGTGAGGGTTTAGCTTTTATATTAACAGCTAATCCTCAAGTTCCTCCCGACAGCGACGGCGCGTGGCTCGGTATTGTAAATCAGCAGTTGAATGGAACTTCTGATGCTAAGATAGTTGCAATAGAGTTCGATACGAGGAAAAGTTACTCAGAGGATCTTGATGATAATCATATTGGCTTGGATGTTAACAGTGTGTACTCTCGTCGGCAATTCTCGTTAACTCCGAGAGGCGTTAAAATATCCGATGGAGCCAATAAAGATGTCACAGCTCGTGTTCAGTATGATGGAGTAGGAAAAAGATTGACTGTTTTCGTTGATGATATGGAAAATCCTGTGTTCTCTGAGAATCTTGATCTGTCTCTTTATCTTCCAGAAAATGTTTATGTCGGATTTTCGGGCTCAACGAGCGGTGAGACTCAGCTAAACTGTGTACGTTCTTGGGAATTTGATGGTATTGAtatagatgatgatgatgataaacGATTGATTGTGATTGTTGTTCCGGTGGTCGGTGGGGTAATCTTGTTCGCTAGTATTGCGATTTTAGTGTACTGGAAGAGGAAATCCGACAGGAAATATCTGGATGATGCTTTTGGGATCCAATTGGCGATCGAAGGATCGTCGACTGCTCCGAGGAAGTTCAAATTCAAAGACTTGAAGAAGGGGACAGGCAACTTCAGCCCGAAGAACAAGCTCGGAAAAGGCGGATTTGGAACTGTTTACAAAGGAGTCATCAGAAATATAGAGGTAGCTGTCAAGAAAATTTCCAAGAAATCAACTCAGGGAAAGACAGAATTCATAGCAGAAGTCACAACAATCGGCAATCTTCATCACCGAAACCTCGTCAAGCTAATCGGATGGTGCTACGAAAGGCGCGAATTCCTGCTCGTTTACGAGTACTTGCCTAACGGAAGCTTAGACAAGTACATATTCCACGACGACAACCAATCAGAATTACAGCAGGAATATGAAATCCTGAGTTGGCCAGTAAGGCTGAGTATAATCTCCGGCGCTGCGCAGGCATTAGACTACCTGCACAATGGCTGCGCGGAGACAGTGTTACACAGAGACATTAAGTCAAGCAACATTATGTTAGATTCCGAATTCAACCCGAAATTGGGAGATTTCGGACTTGCTCGTATGATCAAACTAAACGATCAAACTCATCATTCCACTAAAGATATCGCCGGAACACCGGGTTACATGGCGCCCGAGAGTATTCTGACGGGAAGATTCACCGTCCAGACCGACGTGTACGCATTCGGCATACTGATCCTGGAAGTTGCCTGTGGAAGAAAACCTGGAGGTCAGAACCATCAGAATGATTATAGCTGTAATATAGTGAATTGGGTGTGGGAATTGTACAAAAAGGGAAGAATTATTGATGCTGCAGATAAAAGATTGGAAGGAGAATTTGAAGCAAACGAAATGGAATGTGTTCTTGTTCTTGGATTGGCTTGCTGCCATCCGAATCCGAACAAGCGGCCATTAATGAAAATTGTTTTGCAGGTTCTTAAAGGAGAAGCTGTAGCACCTGATGTGCCTAATGAACGGCCGGCGTTTATATGGCCGCCATTGCCTCCGTCTTTCAAGGAATTGGATATTTCTCTCGGACAAATAACTCCATTTTCGGAACTCAGTGGAAGATAA